The following are encoded together in the Micromonospora lupini genome:
- a CDS encoding GntR family transcriptional regulator encodes MVDEMSPVPFYVQLADALAKQIESGKLKPRQPLPSESTLQQEYGVARGTVRSAVRLLRERGLVVTFTGRGTFVSDK; translated from the coding sequence ATGGTTGACGAGATGTCTCCGGTGCCGTTCTATGTCCAGCTCGCGGATGCCCTCGCCAAGCAAATCGAGAGCGGGAAGCTCAAGCCGCGCCAGCCCCTTCCGAGTGAGTCCACGCTCCAGCAGGAGTACGGCGTCGCTCGCGGCACGGTCCGGTCGGCAGTGCGACTGCTCCGGGAGCGCGGGTTGGTCGTCACGTTCACCGGACGCGGGACCTTCGTCAGCGACAAGTAG
- a CDS encoding DoxX family protein — MFAAYVTVTIIASVFTAIAAVTYLIGHDYPKAQADMKRVPHSWLPVLGLLLAAGSAGLLVGFAVPLLGTLAAVGLVLYFVGALIAHLRVGSRKLLGWAVFFVTVLAALAVNLAYRL; from the coding sequence ATGTTCGCCGCTTACGTGACAGTCACCATCATCGCTTCGGTCTTCACCGCCATCGCCGCGGTCACCTACCTGATCGGCCACGACTATCCCAAGGCCCAGGCGGACATGAAGCGGGTGCCTCATTCGTGGCTGCCGGTGCTGGGCCTGTTGCTGGCGGCGGGCTCGGCGGGACTGCTGGTCGGGTTCGCCGTGCCACTGCTGGGGACACTCGCGGCCGTGGGCCTCGTGCTGTATTTCGTCGGCGCGCTGATCGCGCACCTGCGGGTCGGGTCTCGCAAGCTCCTGGGCTGGGCGGTCTTCTTCGTCACCGTGCTGGCCGCGCTGGCCGTGAACCTGGCCTACCGCCTCTAG